A genomic region of Candidatus Aminicenantes bacterium contains the following coding sequences:
- the recO gene encoding DNA repair protein RecO has protein sequence MPQAHVSALVLSSAPLNEQDKLVCLLTAKRGLLKAVAPGAAKMKNRFGSLFELLTAGDFYFYWNEEKELATLSKGEIKESFFDVVSSPDNIFYFYLIAEIVLKFVPPNQHDERLYKLLLAILRGRRGKQLAMDWLLLYFLVWFLRSEGLLFNPGHCVNCSATPLPRAWVRRDYRGLLCAGCKTDERLTLGREELAYMHWTTRHHPRESGAWAGRFLPIRV, from the coding sequence GTTTTATCCAGCGCGCCGCTCAATGAGCAGGACAAGCTGGTATGCCTGCTGACCGCCAAGCGCGGGCTGCTCAAGGCCGTGGCCCCCGGGGCCGCCAAAATGAAAAACCGCTTCGGCTCGCTGTTCGAACTGCTCACGGCCGGAGATTTTTATTTCTACTGGAACGAGGAAAAGGAGCTGGCCACCCTGTCCAAGGGAGAAATCAAGGAGAGCTTTTTCGACGTCGTATCCAGCCCGGACAATATTTTCTATTTTTACCTGATCGCCGAAATCGTCCTCAAGTTTGTTCCCCCGAACCAGCACGACGAGCGGTTGTACAAGCTGCTGCTGGCGATCCTGCGCGGCCGCCGCGGCAAGCAATTGGCCATGGACTGGCTACTGCTCTATTTCCTGGTCTGGTTCCTGCGCAGCGAGGGGCTCCTTTTCAATCCGGGACATTGCGTCAACTGCTCGGCCACTCCCCTGCCCCGGGCCTGGGTGCGCCGCGATTATCGCGGCTTGCTCTGCGCCGGCTGCAAAACCGATGAACGCCTGACGCTCGGCCGGGAGGAACTGGCCTACATGCATTGGACCACCCGGCACCATCCGCGCGAGTCGGGAGCCTGGGCCGGCCGCTTCCTGCCGATTAGAGTATGA
- a CDS encoding AI-2E family transporter, with protein MTMGSFTNFIGNLLLILLLLLFMLGEKVPMVTRVVKTLSRERGEDVQRIEVAINTRVQHYLFVKTLMSLLTAALAALILLVGRVDFVIFCSLLIFFFNFIPTVGSLIGTFFPVMFAFLKYGFCLRLLVITAALMVMNFVMGNVFEPQVMGKSLDLSPIVIVLSLIFWGWLWGVVGMFLAVPLTSSLKIILENIPALKPLAAAMSGE; from the coding sequence ATGACCATGGGCAGTTTCACCAACTTCATCGGCAACCTGCTGCTGATCCTGCTGCTGCTGCTGTTCATGCTGGGCGAAAAAGTCCCCATGGTCACCCGCGTCGTCAAAACGTTATCCCGCGAGCGTGGGGAAGACGTGCAGCGCATCGAGGTCGCCATCAACACCCGCGTCCAGCACTACCTGTTCGTCAAAACCCTGATGAGCCTGCTCACGGCGGCGCTGGCCGCCCTGATCCTGCTGGTCGGCCGGGTCGATTTTGTCATTTTCTGTTCCCTGCTGATCTTCTTTTTTAATTTTATCCCGACCGTCGGTTCGCTGATCGGGACCTTTTTCCCGGTCATGTTCGCTTTTCTCAAGTACGGCTTCTGCCTGCGTTTGCTGGTGATCACGGCCGCGCTGATGGTCATGAACTTCGTCATGGGCAACGTCTTCGAACCGCAGGTCATGGGCAAGAGCCTGGACCTTTCCCCGATCGTCATCGTGCTTTCGCTGATCTTTTGGGGCTGGCTGTGGGGCGTAGTCGGCATGTTCCTGGCCGTGCCGCTCACGTCGTCGCTGAAGATCATTCTCGAGAACATCCCGGCGCTGAAGCCGCTGGCCGCGGCCATGAGCGGGGAGTAA